From the genome of Halomonas sp. 1513, one region includes:
- a CDS encoding copper-translocating P-type ATPase: MSDTPIERRVPGISCQGCVGKIRRALQAEDPDAKVEGDPAAKRLWVSSGLSEIRLDALLQESGFPPGDMHTDAPASPDDAPAAPPTPTARSGDSQRLAISGMTCASCVRSVQEALAKAPGVESATVNFGSHTAQVYGRAERDTLIRAVEAAGYGAEPILDLRQAEQTRQRNDAREYRRRLRGSAWSLALAVPLMASMFVYHPHPVGMGRLFWALIGLLTLAVLLGPGRHFFVNAWKALRHHQANMDTLIAMGTGTAWLYSMAVVIFAPWLPMVAHGIYFEASAMIIGLVLLGNALELRARGRTSEALRRLLDLQSLRARVIRDDEEFEVELDAVRQGDLIRVRPGERLPVDGEVVEGASHIDESMLTGEPLPVGKAEGDEVSAGTVNGKGGLVYCATRVGDDTRLGQITEQVARAQNSRPPIGALADRISSIFVPTVMIIAVLTALAWFNIGAEPRVIHMLVTATTVLIIACPCALGLATPISTMIGVGKAAERGVLVRSGEALQIASKLTTLVLDKTGTLTQGKPRVTEAHVFPEAALEADRQSVLGLVAALERGSEHPLAAALLTHAEESGAEAAAIRGFESVTGGGVKAESSDGRPLLLGNARLLEGAGVDLAHGKAKAGELEQQARTVVYLAVDGRLSALFGISDPLRDDSVAAVRRLQADGLKIVMLTGDNPHTAAAIAREVGIDDFRAGLLPEDKHAEIERLQQAGEVVGMVGDGINDAPALARADVGFAIGQGTDVAIESAGITLMRGSLHGIADAIEISRATLTNIKQNLWGAFGYNSLCIPIAAGVLYPFTGMLLSPMIAGAAMSLSSITVVSNANRLRLWKPRQEAAS; encoded by the coding sequence ATGAGTGATACCCCCATCGAGCGCCGGGTCCCGGGGATCAGCTGCCAGGGCTGCGTCGGCAAGATACGCCGCGCGCTGCAGGCCGAAGATCCCGACGCCAAGGTAGAGGGCGACCCGGCCGCCAAGCGGCTGTGGGTGAGCAGCGGGCTAAGCGAGATACGGCTAGATGCGCTGCTGCAGGAAAGCGGCTTTCCGCCCGGCGATATGCACACCGATGCGCCAGCCAGTCCCGACGACGCACCCGCCGCGCCCCCGACACCCACGGCCCGCAGCGGCGACAGCCAGCGCCTGGCGATCTCGGGCATGACCTGCGCCAGCTGCGTGCGCTCGGTGCAGGAGGCCCTTGCCAAGGCACCCGGCGTGGAGAGTGCCACGGTCAACTTCGGCAGCCATACCGCCCAGGTCTACGGCCGCGCCGAACGTGACACCCTGATCCGCGCCGTGGAGGCCGCGGGCTACGGCGCCGAGCCGATTCTCGACCTGCGCCAGGCCGAGCAGACGCGTCAGCGTAACGACGCCCGCGAGTACCGCCGCCGGCTGCGCGGCAGCGCCTGGTCGCTGGCGCTGGCCGTGCCGCTGATGGCCAGCATGTTCGTCTATCACCCCCATCCGGTGGGCATGGGCCGACTGTTCTGGGCGCTGATCGGCCTGCTGACCCTGGCCGTACTGCTGGGGCCGGGCCGCCACTTCTTCGTCAACGCCTGGAAGGCCCTGCGCCACCACCAGGCCAATATGGACACCCTGATCGCCATGGGCACCGGCACCGCCTGGCTCTACTCCATGGCGGTGGTGATCTTCGCCCCCTGGCTGCCTATGGTCGCCCACGGCATCTACTTCGAGGCCTCGGCGATGATCATCGGCCTGGTGCTGCTGGGCAATGCCCTGGAGCTGCGCGCCCGAGGCCGCACCAGCGAGGCGCTTAGGCGCCTGCTCGACCTGCAGAGCCTCCGCGCCCGGGTGATCCGCGACGACGAGGAGTTCGAGGTCGAGCTGGATGCGGTGCGCCAGGGTGACCTGATCCGCGTGCGTCCCGGCGAGCGCCTGCCGGTGGACGGCGAGGTGGTCGAAGGCGCCAGCCATATCGACGAGTCGATGCTCACCGGCGAGCCGCTGCCGGTGGGCAAGGCCGAGGGCGACGAGGTCAGCGCCGGCACCGTCAACGGCAAGGGCGGACTGGTCTACTGCGCCACCCGGGTCGGCGACGACACGCGGCTGGGCCAGATCACCGAACAGGTGGCCCGCGCCCAGAACTCGCGACCGCCGATCGGCGCCCTGGCCGACCGCATCTCGAGCATTTTCGTGCCCACGGTGATGATCATCGCCGTGCTCACCGCGCTTGCCTGGTTCAACATCGGCGCCGAGCCGCGGGTAATCCATATGCTGGTCACCGCCACCACGGTGCTGATCATCGCCTGCCCCTGCGCGCTGGGCCTGGCGACGCCGATCTCGACCATGATCGGGGTCGGCAAGGCCGCCGAGCGCGGGGTGCTGGTGAGAAGCGGCGAGGCGCTGCAGATCGCCAGCAAGCTCACTACCTTGGTGCTCGACAAGACCGGCACCCTGACCCAGGGCAAGCCCCGGGTGACCGAGGCGCACGTTTTCCCTGAGGCGGCCCTGGAGGCCGACCGGCAGAGCGTACTGGGCCTGGTGGCGGCGCTGGAGCGCGGTTCGGAGCACCCGCTGGCCGCGGCGCTGTTGACGCACGCCGAGGAGAGCGGCGCCGAGGCCGCCGCGATTCGCGGCTTCGAGAGCGTCACCGGCGGCGGCGTCAAGGCCGAGAGCAGCGATGGTCGGCCGCTGCTGCTGGGCAATGCCCGGCTGCTGGAAGGCGCCGGCGTCGACCTGGCGCACGGCAAAGCGAAGGCGGGCGAGTTGGAGCAGCAGGCCCGCACCGTGGTCTATCTGGCCGTGGATGGCCGGCTCAGCGCCCTGTTCGGCATCAGCGATCCGCTGCGTGACGACAGCGTGGCCGCGGTCAGGCGTCTGCAGGCCGACGGCCTCAAGATCGTGATGCTGACCGGCGACAACCCACACACTGCGGCGGCGATTGCCCGCGAGGTGGGCATCGACGACTTCCGTGCCGGGCTGCTGCCCGAGGACAAGCACGCCGAGATCGAACGCCTGCAGCAGGCCGGCGAAGTGGTCGGCATGGTCGGTGACGGCATCAACGACGCCCCGGCCCTGGCCCGCGCCGATGTCGGCTTCGCCATCGGCCAGGGCACCGACGTGGCCATCGAGAGCGCCGGCATCACCCTGATGCGCGGCTCGCTGCACGGTATCGCCGACGCCATCGAGATCAGCCGCGCCACGCTGACCAATATCAAGCAGAACCTGTGGGGCGCCTTCGGCTACAACAGCCTGTGCATCCCCATCGCCGCCGGGGTGCTCTACCCCTTCACCGGCATGCTGCTGTCGCCGATGATCGCCGGGGCGGCGATGTCGCTGTCATCGATCACCGTGGTCAGCAACGCCAACCGCCTGCGGCTGTGGAAGCCGCGTCAGGAGGCCGCCTCATGA
- a CDS encoding single-stranded-DNA-specific exonuclease RecJ, with the protein MTAPPDLHSRLTPRLEPRPRDEALYARAQREGLSELQARVLAGRLAGYQGEIEALVSPSLRHLAHPERLADGRRAAERIAQAVMEGEHIGILTDYDVDGITSHVVILRTLTELFGVPASRLHSLIGHRINDGYGISLPLVERALRLSPRPSLVITADCGSSDEPRIARLKAEGIDVVVSDHHALPLEGPPPSAYAVVNPTRDDCDYPDPTIAGCMVAWLTMSLARQVLIEWGALPESTPKLSPWLSYVALGTVADCVSLGGSPANRAVVSHGLTLINRMDAACWRAMAERLGADSVPFDAETLAFQMGPRINARSRLDDPYAALHFMLAEEDHLAQRHLEVLDQDNQSRKAIEADMAEQARALAQPQLAADAPLLLVYLEQGHAGVQGIVASRLVQAYGRPTLVLTPAAQPGMLTGSGRSIEALHLRDALQRAHELAPQALPRFGGHRGAAGVGVPVDQLEAFHAALRQAVSEQLGEVELYPRILTDGELDAAQLSLASLDELAALAPYGREFDAPLFEGDFLVESLRAVGAEGNHLMLELSREGVSLKAIWFRALTPGELPPFGLGATLRCAYKLNRNRWRGRESLQLMIEHAEPR; encoded by the coding sequence GTGACAGCCCCCCCAGACCTGCATAGCCGGCTCACGCCGCGGCTGGAGCCGCGCCCGCGGGACGAAGCGCTCTATGCCCGCGCCCAGCGCGAAGGGCTCTCCGAGCTGCAGGCGCGGGTCCTGGCCGGTCGCCTGGCCGGCTATCAAGGCGAGATCGAGGCGCTGGTGTCGCCGAGCCTGCGCCACCTCGCCCACCCCGAGCGCCTCGCCGACGGCCGCCGTGCCGCCGAGCGTATCGCCCAGGCGGTGATGGAGGGCGAGCACATCGGCATCCTCACCGACTACGACGTCGACGGCATCACCTCCCATGTGGTGATCCTGCGCACCCTCACCGAGCTGTTCGGGGTGCCGGCCAGCCGCCTGCACAGCCTGATCGGCCACCGCATCAACGATGGCTACGGCATCAGCCTGCCGCTGGTGGAGCGTGCGCTGCGCCTTTCGCCGCGGCCGAGCCTGGTGATCACCGCCGACTGCGGCAGCTCCGACGAACCGCGCATCGCCCGGCTCAAGGCCGAAGGCATCGACGTGGTGGTCAGCGACCATCACGCGCTGCCGCTGGAGGGGCCGCCGCCCTCGGCCTATGCCGTCGTCAACCCGACCCGCGACGACTGCGACTACCCCGACCCGACCATCGCCGGCTGCATGGTGGCCTGGCTGACCATGTCGCTGGCCCGCCAGGTGCTGATCGAGTGGGGCGCGCTGCCGGAGTCGACGCCCAAGCTTTCGCCGTGGCTCTCCTACGTGGCGCTGGGCACGGTGGCCGACTGCGTGTCGCTGGGCGGCAGTCCGGCCAACCGCGCCGTGGTCAGCCACGGCCTGACGCTGATCAACCGCATGGACGCCGCCTGCTGGCGGGCCATGGCCGAGCGCCTCGGTGCCGACAGCGTGCCCTTCGATGCCGAGACCCTGGCCTTCCAGATGGGGCCGCGGATCAACGCCCGCTCGCGCCTCGACGACCCCTATGCGGCGCTGCACTTCATGCTCGCCGAGGAGGATCATCTCGCGCAGCGGCATCTCGAGGTGCTCGACCAGGACAACCAGTCGCGCAAGGCCATCGAGGCCGACATGGCCGAGCAGGCCCGGGCGCTGGCCCAGCCGCAGCTGGCTGCCGATGCGCCGCTGCTGCTGGTGTATCTGGAGCAGGGCCACGCCGGGGTGCAGGGCATCGTCGCCTCGCGGCTGGTGCAGGCCTACGGCCGCCCGACCCTGGTGCTGACCCCGGCGGCCCAGCCCGGCATGCTGACCGGCTCGGGGCGCTCCATCGAGGCGTTGCACCTGCGCGACGCCCTGCAGCGAGCCCACGAGCTGGCGCCCCAGGCGCTGCCGCGCTTCGGTGGCCACCGTGGGGCGGCGGGCGTCGGCGTGCCCGTCGACCAGCTCGAGGCGTTCCACGCCGCGCTGCGCCAGGCGGTCAGCGAGCAGTTGGGGGAGGTCGAGCTCTATCCGCGCATCCTCACCGACGGGGAGCTCGACGCCGCGCAGCTCAGCCTGGCCAGCCTCGACGAACTGGCCGCGCTGGCTCCCTACGGCCGCGAGTTCGATGCGCCGCTGTTCGAGGGTGATTTCCTGGTCGAGTCGCTGCGTGCGGTAGGGGCCGAGGGCAACCACCTGATGCTCGAGCTGTCCCGCGAGGGCGTCAGCCTCAAGGCGATCTGGTTCCGCGCCCTGACTCCCGGCGAGCTGCCGCCCTTCGGGCTCGGCGCGACGCTGCGCTGCGCCTACAAGCTCAACCGCAACCGCTGGCGCGGGCGTGAGAGCCTGCAGCTGATGATCGAGCACGCCGAGCCGCGCTGA
- a CDS encoding MFS transporter, which yields MSRLFETRPDDDGLPGRERRIAVLVVMVGTLMAVIDTTMINIALPSIARDLDISAARAVWVVSLFQIVCAATLLLFASLSELVSRRRLYIAGLVVFTLASLGAALANGLEMLLAFRALQGLGAAATLSIGPSIYRLIFPTRLLGAAMGLSAVVVAAGYASGPTLGGVILSFADWPWLFALNVPVGLLALTLAVKALPVEPRRRGGFDIAGALLSAAMLASFFLAMDGAGHQAPWWQVLGLLLASLVAGWLFLRRQRRASHPLLPLTLFDEPRFTLAIVVSGLAFVGQGLAFVALSFLYQQEMGFSPLQTAWLFTPWPLTIMFAAPLAGRLADRFNPALLSTLGLALLLAGMLALALLPAEAGILDILWRTALCGLGFGFFQAPNNREMMSSVPKVRSNNASGMMSTTRTIGQSLGVALVGVFLALGAGSVQASLWIGCGACALAVAVSLRRIPLAPDTRMPLTERASPERD from the coding sequence ATGAGCCGATTGTTCGAGACCCGCCCCGACGACGATGGTCTGCCCGGTCGCGAGCGCCGCATTGCCGTGCTGGTGGTGATGGTCGGCACCCTGATGGCGGTGATCGACACCACCATGATCAATATCGCCCTGCCGTCGATTGCCCGCGACCTCGATATCTCCGCGGCGCGGGCGGTGTGGGTGGTCAGCCTGTTTCAGATCGTATGTGCCGCGACGCTGCTGCTGTTCGCCTCGCTCAGCGAGCTGGTCAGCCGACGCCGGCTGTATATCGCCGGGCTGGTGGTGTTCACCCTGGCTTCGCTGGGAGCCGCGCTGGCCAACGGCCTGGAGATGCTGCTGGCCTTTCGCGCCCTGCAGGGCCTCGGGGCGGCGGCCACGCTCTCCATCGGCCCCTCGATCTACCGGCTGATCTTTCCCACCCGCTTGCTGGGCGCGGCCATGGGGCTGAGCGCGGTGGTGGTCGCCGCCGGCTACGCCTCGGGACCCACGCTGGGCGGCGTGATCCTGTCGTTTGCCGACTGGCCGTGGCTGTTCGCGCTCAATGTGCCGGTGGGGCTGCTGGCGCTGACCCTGGCGGTCAAGGCGCTACCCGTCGAGCCGCGCCGCCGCGGCGGCTTCGATATCGCCGGCGCGCTGCTCTCGGCGGCGATGCTGGCCAGCTTCTTCCTGGCCATGGACGGCGCCGGTCATCAGGCGCCGTGGTGGCAGGTGCTGGGCCTGCTGCTGGCCAGCCTGGTCGCCGGCTGGCTGTTCCTGCGCCGCCAGCGCCGCGCCAGCCACCCGCTGCTGCCGCTGACGCTGTTCGATGAGCCGCGCTTCACGTTGGCGATCGTGGTCTCGGGCCTGGCCTTCGTCGGCCAGGGGCTGGCGTTCGTCGCGCTGTCGTTTCTCTATCAGCAGGAGATGGGCTTCTCACCGCTGCAGACCGCCTGGCTGTTCACGCCCTGGCCGCTGACCATCATGTTCGCCGCGCCGCTGGCCGGGCGCCTGGCCGACCGCTTCAATCCAGCCCTGCTCTCGACGCTGGGGCTGGCGCTGCTGCTGGCCGGCATGCTGGCGCTGGCGCTACTCCCCGCGGAGGCCGGCATCCTGGATATCCTGTGGCGCACGGCGCTGTGCGGGCTCGGCTTCGGGTTCTTCCAGGCGCCCAACAACCGCGAGATGATGAGCAGCGTACCCAAGGTGCGCAGCAACAACGCCTCGGGGATGATGAGCACCACCCGCACCATCGGCCAGTCCCTGGGCGTGGCGCTGGTCGGGGTGTTCCTGGCACTCGGGGCAGGCTCGGTGCAGGCCTCGCTGTGGATCGGCTGCGGCGCCTGCGCGCTGGCCGTGGCGGTGAGCCTGCGGCGTATTCCACTGGCGCCCGATACCCGCATGCCGCTTACCGAGCGTGCGTCGCCGGAGCGGGATTGA
- a CDS encoding BolA family transcriptional regulator, which produces MSIQAQIEDKLKTLSPIWLTVENESHRHNVPAESETHFKVTLVSERFEGMMPVKRHQQLYALLADELAGPVHALALHPYTPDEWQARGGQRPDSPDCRGGSGA; this is translated from the coding sequence ATGAGCATTCAGGCGCAGATCGAGGACAAGCTCAAGACGCTATCGCCCATCTGGCTGACGGTGGAGAACGAGAGCCACCGACACAACGTGCCGGCCGAGTCGGAAACCCACTTCAAGGTCACGCTGGTCTCCGAGCGTTTCGAGGGCATGATGCCGGTCAAGCGTCATCAGCAGCTCTACGCGCTACTCGCCGATGAGCTCGCCGGGCCGGTACACGCCCTGGCACTGCACCCCTACACCCCGGATGAGTGGCAGGCACGCGGCGGCCAGCGGCCCGACTCGCCCGACTGCCGCGGTGGCAGCGGGGCGTGA
- a CDS encoding MerR family transcriptional regulator: MKVSELARAADVTAETVRHYTREGLLTPRRHPENGYQLYGQHDLSRLRFIQRARTLGFSVREIGEILEHADHGDSPCPMVRDMLAARLPEVRAKIARLEELAARMQQALDTWADMPDGTPDGHSLCRLIESFPQPLDARRGDRHE, from the coding sequence ATGAAAGTCAGCGAACTGGCCAGGGCCGCCGACGTCACCGCCGAGACGGTGCGCCACTACACCCGCGAAGGCCTGCTCACCCCACGCCGCCACCCGGAAAACGGCTATCAGCTGTACGGGCAGCACGACCTGTCGCGGCTGCGCTTTATCCAGCGCGCCCGCACGCTGGGCTTCAGCGTGCGCGAGATCGGCGAGATCCTCGAGCACGCCGACCACGGCGATTCGCCCTGCCCGATGGTGCGCGACATGCTCGCCGCGCGCCTGCCCGAGGTGCGCGCCAAGATCGCCCGGCTCGAGGAACTCGCCGCGCGAATGCAGCAGGCCCTCGACACCTGGGCCGACATGCCCGACGGCACGCCGGACGGCCACAGCCTGTGCCGGCTGATCGAGAGTTTTCCACAGCCCCTGGATGCCAGGCGAGGCGATCGCCATGAGTGA
- a CDS encoding Long-chain fatty acid transport protein: MHNNVNKLTWAVAIAAAAFASQVNAGGYQINEQSVSGQGYGHAGRSSNVNDATIVFGNPAGMSFLDRAQVSVGGTYLDVSTDIDNVESEGQLGGFPTGNIPGSSDGDMVPGTLIPYAFYAQPVNERLAFGFGVYAPFGSKTDYEDGFQGRYFGDYTEVRVISAQPTVSYRFNDQLALGVGITYNQVDGELRRQLPGDTAAPFDPSADIDSRVEGDDDAWGYNIGVIYQPVEETTFGLTYRSKVDYTLTGDFSATDPAGNVVRADSANLDLTTPETVNFSVTQQMSDRLKLMAGASWVRWSRFDQILVTGSEGDVITQETQDYSNAWAFAVGGEYQLNPQLALRAGVTIDNTPTSDEFRSVRIPSDDRRIFSVGAGWTPTDDLTLDFAYSYLTERGTFVDQSRDDLYQGQGGATYSANYKNEAHGFGAQLTYRF, encoded by the coding sequence ATGCACAACAACGTCAACAAGCTCACCTGGGCCGTCGCCATCGCCGCCGCCGCCTTCGCCAGTCAGGTCAACGCCGGCGGCTACCAGATCAACGAGCAGAGCGTCAGCGGACAGGGCTACGGCCACGCCGGGCGCAGCTCCAACGTCAACGATGCCACCATCGTCTTCGGCAACCCGGCGGGGATGTCGTTTCTGGATCGGGCGCAAGTCTCCGTCGGCGGCACGTACCTCGATGTGAGCACCGACATCGACAACGTGGAGAGCGAGGGCCAGCTTGGGGGATTCCCGACTGGTAACATTCCAGGTTCCAGCGATGGTGATATGGTGCCTGGCACGCTCATTCCTTATGCTTTTTATGCCCAGCCGGTCAATGAGCGCTTGGCATTCGGTTTCGGCGTTTACGCGCCTTTCGGCTCCAAGACCGACTATGAGGATGGTTTCCAAGGCCGTTATTTTGGCGACTACACGGAAGTGCGTGTAATCAGCGCCCAGCCGACGGTGTCGTATCGCTTCAATGATCAACTGGCACTGGGTGTGGGTATTACCTATAACCAGGTCGACGGTGAGCTGCGCAGGCAGCTACCGGGTGATACGGCGGCACCGTTCGATCCCTCGGCAGATATCGACTCCCGCGTGGAGGGGGATGACGATGCCTGGGGCTACAATATTGGTGTGATTTATCAGCCGGTGGAAGAGACCACTTTCGGTTTGACCTATCGCTCCAAGGTTGACTACACCCTGACCGGTGACTTCAGTGCCACGGATCCTGCCGGTAATGTGGTCAGGGCTGATAGCGCAAACCTTGATCTCACGACGCCTGAGACCGTCAACTTCTCGGTGACGCAGCAGATGAGCGACCGCCTTAAACTGATGGCGGGCGCTTCCTGGGTGCGTTGGAGCCGCTTCGATCAGATTTTGGTCACAGGTAGCGAGGGTGATGTCATAACCCAGGAAACTCAGGACTATAGCAACGCTTGGGCCTTTGCAGTGGGCGGCGAGTATCAGCTCAACCCGCAGCTCGCACTGCGCGCTGGTGTGACTATCGACAATACCCCGACCAGCGACGAGTTTCGTAGCGTACGGATTCCCTCGGACGACCGCCGGATCTTCTCGGTTGGCGCTGGGTGGACGCCCACAGACGACCTGACCCTGGATTTCGCCTACTCCTACCTCACCGAGCGTGGCACTTTCGTCGATCAATCGCGGGATGATCTTTACCAAGGCCAGGGCGGGGCAACCTACTCCGCCAACTACAAAAACGAAGCCCACGGCTTCGGCGCGCAGCTGACCTACCGCTTCTAA
- a CDS encoding peptide chain release factor 2 has product MFDYAEKKDRLEEVTRELEDPNVWSDPDYAQKLGKERASLEQIVATIDELDQGLADSADLLELAEMEEDEGTVEEVRKELDGMQLSLEKLEFRRMFSGEMDENNAYLDIQAGSGGTEAQDWANMLLRMYLRWAEHHGFKAEITEVSAGEVAGIKSATIHVQGDHAFGWLRTETGVHRLVRKSPFDSGGRRHTSFASVFLSPEVDDSFEVEINPADLRTDTYRSSGAGGQHVNTTDSAVRITHEPTGIVVACQSQRSQHANRDFAMKQLKARLWEHEMQKRNAAKQEAEESKADIGWGSQIRSYVLDDQRIKDLRTGVQSSSCDKVLDGDIDQFIEASLKQGL; this is encoded by the coding sequence ATCTTTGACTATGCCGAGAAGAAGGATCGGCTAGAAGAGGTTACCCGCGAGCTGGAAGACCCCAATGTCTGGAGCGATCCGGACTATGCCCAGAAGCTCGGCAAGGAGCGCGCCTCCCTGGAGCAAATCGTCGCCACCATCGACGAGCTCGACCAGGGCCTGGCCGATAGCGCCGACCTGCTCGAGCTGGCCGAGATGGAAGAGGACGAGGGCACCGTCGAGGAGGTCCGCAAGGAGCTCGACGGCATGCAGCTGAGCCTCGAGAAGCTCGAGTTTCGGCGGATGTTCTCCGGCGAAATGGACGAGAACAACGCCTATCTCGATATCCAGGCCGGCTCCGGTGGCACCGAGGCCCAGGACTGGGCCAACATGCTGCTGCGCATGTACCTGCGCTGGGCCGAGCACCACGGCTTCAAGGCCGAAATCACCGAGGTCTCGGCCGGCGAGGTGGCGGGCATCAAGTCGGCCACCATCCACGTCCAGGGCGATCACGCCTTCGGCTGGCTGCGCACTGAGACCGGCGTGCACCGCCTGGTGCGCAAGAGCCCGTTCGACTCCGGCGGCCGTCGCCACACCTCGTTCGCTTCGGTGTTTCTGTCGCCGGAGGTGGACGACAGCTTCGAGGTCGAGATCAACCCCGCCGACCTGCGCACCGATACCTACCGCTCCAGCGGTGCCGGCGGCCAGCACGTCAACACCACCGACTCGGCGGTGCGCATCACCCACGAGCCGACCGGCATCGTGGTGGCCTGCCAGAGCCAGCGCAGCCAGCACGCCAACCGCGACTTCGCCATGAAGCAGCTCAAGGCCAGGCTGTGGGAGCACGAGATGCAGAAGCGCAACGCCGCCAAGCAGGAGGCCGAGGAGTCCAAGGCCGACATCGGCTGGGGCAGCCAGATCCGCTCCTACGTGCTGGACGATCAGCGCATCAAGGACCTGCGTACCGGCGTGCAGTCGAGCAGCTGCGACAAGGTGCTTGATGGCGATATTGACCAGTTCATCGAAGCCAGCCTCAAGCAAGGTTTGTAA
- a CDS encoding lysine--tRNA ligase, with amino-acid sequence MADHDASSNSAQHDENHLIAERRAKLAARREQAAKTGGSAFPNDFRRDSLAAELDAELGDKDKAELEALDRQAAVAGRIMRKRGPFIVIQDVSGQIQLYVDKKGLPAEVLEDIKGWDIGDIVAGRGPVHKSGKGDLYVMMVEATLLTKSLRPLPDKFHGLTDMEARYRQRYVDLIMNPESRKAFEVRAGVIASIRRFFEARGFMEVETPMLQPIPGGAAARPFITHHNALDIDMYLRIAPELYLKRLVVGGFERVFEINRNFRNEGLSTRHNPEFTMLEFYWAYADYLDLLDITEEMIRNAAQEVLGTTSVVYQGTTYEFGQPFRRLTMRQAILEYGEGISDADLDSREAAAAVAERLGIQVKPSWGLGKLHTEIFEEVAEHRLDQPTFIIEYPAEVSPLARRNDANPFVTDRFEFFVGGREIANGFSELNDAEDQAERFREQAAEKDAGDVEAMYYDADYVRALEYGLPPTAGEGIGIDRLVMLFTDSASIRDVLLFPAMRPEAD; translated from the coding sequence ATGGCCGACCACGACGCCTCATCGAATAGCGCCCAGCACGACGAGAACCACCTGATCGCCGAGCGCCGCGCCAAGCTGGCGGCGCGCCGCGAGCAGGCTGCCAAGACCGGCGGCAGCGCCTTTCCCAACGACTTTCGCCGCGACAGCCTGGCCGCCGAGCTGGATGCCGAGCTGGGCGACAAGGACAAGGCCGAGCTCGAGGCCCTCGACCGCCAGGCCGCGGTCGCCGGGCGCATCATGCGCAAGCGCGGTCCGTTCATCGTGATTCAGGACGTCTCGGGGCAGATCCAGCTCTACGTCGACAAGAAGGGGCTGCCCGCCGAGGTGCTCGAGGACATCAAGGGATGGGATATCGGCGACATCGTCGCCGGTCGCGGGCCGGTGCACAAATCGGGCAAGGGAGACCTCTACGTGATGATGGTCGAGGCCACGCTGCTGACCAAGAGCCTGCGGCCGCTGCCCGACAAGTTCCACGGCCTCACCGACATGGAAGCGCGCTACCGCCAGCGCTACGTCGACCTGATCATGAACCCCGAGTCGCGCAAGGCCTTCGAGGTGCGCGCCGGGGTGATCGCCTCGATTCGCCGCTTCTTCGAGGCGCGCGGCTTCATGGAGGTCGAGACGCCGATGCTGCAGCCGATCCCCGGCGGTGCCGCGGCGCGGCCGTTCATCACCCACCATAATGCGCTGGATATCGACATGTACCTGCGCATCGCGCCGGAGCTGTATCTCAAACGCCTGGTGGTGGGCGGCTTCGAGCGGGTCTTCGAGATCAACCGCAACTTCCGCAACGAGGGGCTGTCGACGCGCCACAACCCCGAGTTCACCATGCTCGAGTTCTACTGGGCCTATGCGGACTACCTGGATCTGCTCGACATCACCGAGGAGATGATCCGCAACGCCGCCCAGGAAGTGCTGGGCACCACCTCGGTGGTGTATCAGGGCACCACCTATGAGTTCGGCCAGCCGTTCCGCCGCCTGACCATGCGTCAGGCGATCCTCGAGTATGGCGAGGGCATCAGCGACGCCGATCTCGACAGCCGCGAAGCCGCAGCAGCCGTGGCCGAGCGCCTGGGCATCCAGGTCAAGCCGAGCTGGGGGCTGGGCAAGCTGCACACCGAGATCTTCGAGGAGGTCGCCGAGCATCGCCTCGACCAGCCGACCTTTATCATCGAGTACCCGGCCGAGGTCAGCCCGCTGGCGCGGCGCAACGACGCCAACCCCTTCGTCACCGACCGCTTCGAGTTCTTCGTCGGCGGCCGCGAGATCGCCAACGGCTTCTCGGAGCTCAACGATGCCGAGGACCAGGCCGAGCGCTTCCGCGAGCAGGCCGCCGAGAAGGACGCTGGCGACGTCGAGGCGATGTACTACGACGCCGACTACGTGCGCGCCCTCGAGTACGGCCTGCCGCCGACCGCTGGCGAGGGCATCGGTATCGACCGGCTGGTGATGCTGTTCACCGACAGCGCCTCGATCCGCGATGTGCTGCTGTTCCCGGCCATGCGCCCGGAAGCCGACTAA